The genome window CCAATGATGATGTCAATCTGTATTTCCACTAGCCCCTGAGGTTGTAGTGAAGGTTCTAAATACCTTCGAACAAACTGCTCGAGGTGTCCTCAATGAATGAGTTCTTCAATTTGTTCTTTCAAGTCATGATAATATTTTGTGTCATATCTGTAATCTCGATGGAACCAACAATACTTGGATCTATCTCTCTTTGCTAATAGAGTCTTTATCAGTTGAGGGTTTTTTAAGGGtcccttttcttttatttataaaaagactTCAGTTTAATCATATTCAGAGGAGTTGACTTGAGCCTTGAGCAAGGTAGTTCGGTTTGGTCATTTCTTCTTTGCTATAGTGACCTTAGGGTTAACAGGGATTGTATCTGGTATTGTCTCAATCTTTTGTATGTTGCTTTTTATTACCCAAGACAATTACCTCAGTAGTGATGTATTGATTGACCAACTAGAGTACTTTAGGTACTGTAGCTAGTGACCTCTTTaccaatgacaaaaaaaaataatagggCTTGAGTTCCATTATGAATGTCTATATGACAAGTGATTGATATATATCTTGCATGCCTCAGATCTAATTGGTGAATTGAGTGACAAAGTCTGAGAGCATCTCCTCCTCTCCTTGCCTAAGTCAGAGAAGTATTATCGCCAATGACTTCAAGTATATATTTTTAAGGAAATGAAGCTTGAATTTCCTGATGAGCTAAATGATGAAATTGATAGAGAGCAGCTTCAGAGGGGTATACCATTCTCGTGGCATGCCTCTTAATATAATTGGTAAGGTATAACATATTAGGGCATCCGAAGTGTCATAGAGTGATATTTAGGCATGAAAAGTATTAATATAATATAGCAGGTTGATATTATCGTTAAAGGTCTCCAATAATGAGAAACATAAGTTGGCAAGTATTAAGTCCTCTTTGATGTCTTTGATAAACGATGACTAACCTGAGATGGGGTTGGTTGACCCTTTCTCTGTGGATTGTTGAAATTCTCATCGTGTTTTTTTCAAGCATTGGTCTATTTGTCATAGTTGGATCCTCAAGAATCATTTGTCGAATCTGCCAATTGAGTTTGGGATTCAAGTAGAACAGAATGGTGGTGTGGTAGtttgttaaatttcatagttaagaAATGAGGTACTTGCTCGACCGGTGGCTTAAAGGGCCTCATGTGCTCTTGAGATATTGGTATTGTGATGGGTGTGGGGGAATCAGGCACTAGCATCAGTTAAGCTGCTAACTATGATTGAGGTGGTGGCATTGCTTATTGGGTTAGTTTGGGCAAGGGCGGTGCAATAGCTTACATCATACTCATTAGTGTTTGCACCTATTGAGAGAGGTTTAGGAATGCTTTAGTGGAGATAAGTAGGTGACTTAGGGTGGCTCCCAGGTCATTGAGTAGATGACAATATCGCGTTAATGTTTGCATCGAGATGGAAAGGGTGGTTGCTGTCCCCTGAGTGAAAGTGTTATGGGTCGGGGGCAAGACCTCCACACTTGAGCATTCATCAAGAGAGTTGGTAGGTGAATGCTCTTGTGACATCGGGTCCTCCTTCTAGCCCCAAAATGTTGGGGGAAAATATCATTGACATCTTGGTCAGCTCGACATAGTTTGGACCCATATGTGCAAGATTGTCCAAGGTAACTATGGGGTGAAAACACAAAGCTCTTATGGTGTCATCGACACGAAGACTGAGATTAAAAAAGTTTCTCAACTCGATCTCTCTGACACTCAAATTAGTAACCCTAAGTCTTCGAGTGCAAATGAGAGTGGTTCCAaaagattctttttttctttaagataaaaataaacttttatatttGATAGTAAAAGTTACGAAGAAAGCTTGTGATTATATTTCTCCATATAAATACCGAAAAGTAAGCTTATAATTAGCTTTCTCATCGTAAATGATAAGTTTACAATTACCTTATCATAAATGACAAGAAGTTTCATGTTATCCTCCATCGTTCGATGCCACGATAGTAGACATTATGTCCTCTATCACATATAATGTCTCAAATGTCCCTCACCAATCCCAATAATATCACATACGTGTACACCTACACAACATACAACATATGCTTAATTATATACGTCGTTGCATTAGCTAAAATTTGTTTTCGGTTCACGTGATTTATTAACATAAAAActctttaaaatattatatacaatTGATTCCTCATTTATTTGAGGATAGAGAAAAGCCTCTTTTGATCTTTTCCATCTCACCAATCTGCACCCTCGGAAGAGTGAATGCTCTCAGCTGCAGTTGGTGCAGTTGCAGGCCACCAGCTTAAACGAGCAGTTGGCGACCGGCTAGCCGGACTCGTTGCAGATGATTTGGTAGCAGCACTTGGTGCTCTCACATTTCCTGGGGTCGGTGGCGGAACAACACCGGCAGTCCGATCACTGCTCGTAAGCAGCCGGCACGCCGTCGATCACATCGCCGACAGGCCGGTGCTCCACGGGAGCAATGGGTACGTACTCGGCATTGGATTGCGCTGCAGCGTCCGGTAGCTGAGTCAGTATATAAGTTACAActaaaagaaaggaaggaaattTAGAAGGAACAGCTGAAGGATGACCTTCGAGGAGGAGAGCGGAGTGTAGGAGAGGCAGCATCAGAATGAGGTTTCCCATGGTGGTCAGATACTGTAGGTATATATAGGTAAAGGAACGTCTCCCtttgtctttccttctttttctctaAAGAGAGGGTTTAAGGTGGGTCTCTTTATTTTTTCTTGGATTGGAGGTCTGAATACATGTAGCCGTTACTAGTGAGCATTGATACCTTAATCTCCACGTCTCAGTACCAAGTAAGGTCTCCTGGGTGATTCAGTCAACCTAGATAGTGTTCTCCTGGCGAACATGAATGGTGTCAACGTCGATATCAGCGTGAAAAGATTTCGTTATCTTTTGGTTCTTCTTCTAAATTTAACGTGGAAACATTAGATAATTTTCTAGTAAcatcaaagagaagaaaagaacggAAGCAATGCAAGTATGCCCAATTTTCAATTAAGCAATTATAATTGCCATTCTTCGCAAACATTGTACGAACTCCTTCATGGGTAGCATTAATTATCGATCGACGTGCACAGGGAAACTGCTGCTCACACATAGAAAGAAAAGGTAACGGTTGTTCTGTCCCATCTCGCCCGTCTGCACCGGCGGAAGAGTGCCGGCTCTCAGTTGCAGTTGGCGCAGCCGCAGCTGATCGGCTTAAGCGAGCAGTAGTTAAACGGCTTGCCGGGCTGGTTGCAGATGATTCTGTGACAACACTTGGTTTGCTGGCAATTCCTCCTGTCACTGCCGGAACAACACTGGCATTCCGAGCACACATGAAACGGTGCCAGCACGCCCCCGTAGAAGGCGCTGATCACTTCGCCGGCGACAGGTTGGTGTTCGACAGGAGAAACAGGTATGTTATCGTCGGTGGGGAAAGTTCCATTGTCCGATGCTCCTGCATGCAAGCATTGAGAAACGAGTCATCATCATAAACTTGGAATGGACGTGAGATGAGACGACGACCTTTGTAGGGAAGAGCGGAGAGTAGGAGAGCGAGCATGAGAAAGAGGCTGGCGTTGAGGTTGCCCATGGCGGTAGGAAACTGTGGAAGGGGGAAGACAGAGAGAGGTGTCTATATAGTTAGTTGTACAGGAACGTCTCGCTATGCGTTGCTTCGAAGAGAGGAGGGTTTAAAGTGGGTCTTTATTTTATTATGGAGATTTTAAGACGAAGTGGCCGTTTCTATTGGATATTAATACCTTTAAAAGGATTATCTATAATATCTCCATGTCTCACAATCTTAGAGAGAGATGCATATACATGTACTCATCGATTTTTCTTTCCTCTTAATATAAatcaaattattataaataatatgtaattttatttaaattattattatttgatataatacggttaaaaaataatacttttttaaaaaagtattatttaatttattttgttaataaattaaattattaatttatttattttctaacgaaTGATAGAAAGCAAATAGTTTAAATTTTATGTTTGTATGTTAACCATAAGAAATAAAGATCATAATTCTACCTTTGTATATGaaagtaaaattaaaattaaaattaaattattgtttATCTTTTGAAAAGAGTTgagctccatttttttttttatttctcaccGAGCTCGACAATAAGAGGACTGAGTAGAGAATTTCTCGAAGAGAGTTAGGATACTTTATTCAtttcttattaattttatttatattttaaaatctttaatattaaaattattataatttatatgatgcataataatattttaatttcataattttatgattaataaataatggtCATTGAATTATAAATTTagaataattagttatctttcaaaaaattatatattgtgttcataattttatgattaataaataatgatcattGAATTATAATTTTAGAATAATTAGTGAAGAAAGATTTATATCTCTTTAGAATCTACTTTGTGTTCTGACCTTTGCTTTGTGTCTTAAGAGATGACGGAGGCCAAGTTTATGAGACATGGATGGCTGTTGACACACCTATTGTTGGGACCTCAATCTCATTCGGATAGCACGGCCACCAACATTGCACTAATTAAGAGGCTAACTTGGCCTTACCAAATAGACTATGTCGGATATAATAATTAAGAATTATCGAACATACGATTGATTGCGTACAGATCCACTGAGCTTTGTGAAAATTTCTTGAAGATGTTCCAGAactaataaaatcaaatataaaataaatagtgCTACGATAAGAATTGAGAAGTAGATAAGTTTGAATTCAGTACAGAATTAAAACCATATCCTCtagcaagaaaaaaaacaaaaggcaTACTTGACTTCTTCTCTAATCTCACGAAGTGAACGCAAAAGGAGAAATGTCTCCTTTGATCTTCTACATCTCTACCAGTCTGCACCCACGAAAGCACGCCGAGCTCTTATATGCACTTGTCGCAGTTGCAAGAAACCGGCTTAAGAGAACAATAGCGACCAGGCTGATCGCAGATGATTTTGTGACAACATTTCGTGATCCGGCACTTGCTGGGGTCACTACCGGAACAACACTGGCAATCCGAGCACAGTGGCACAGTAATCAACTCGTGATCATGGAAGGCGCTAATCTGGTCGCCGAGAGGTCGATGTTCGACAGAGAAAACTGGTATGTAGTCGTCATCATTGGAGTGTGTTCCTGTCTCTAATGCTCCTGCATGCAGGTatcaagaaacaagtttaagtgtAAAAGCTATAGttatatcatatcaaaagatgAAGGATGACCTCTGTAGGGAATAGCGAAAAGCAGGATGGCGAGCATCAGAAAGAGGTTGGCGTTATTGCCCATGGCGATAGGAAACTAtggtgagagagagagggagggagctcTTCTTTCTCTTGCTTAGAAGAGAATGTTTGTGGCAGATCAATCTTTTGTGATCAAGTAATCGTCTTTCCCTGTAATGGGTATTTGATTGCAGATGGCCATATGCGATGGGTGTCAAGAGCTTGT of Musa acuminata AAA Group cultivar baxijiao chromosome BXJ1-7, Cavendish_Baxijiao_AAA, whole genome shotgun sequence contains these proteins:
- the LOC135679790 gene encoding uncharacterized protein LOC135679790, producing the protein MGNLNASLFLMLALLLSALPYKGASDNGTFPTDDNIPVSPVEHQPVAGEVISAFYGGVLAPFHVCSECQCCSGSDRRNCQQTKCCHRIICNQPGKPFNYCSLKPISCGCANCN